Below is a genomic region from Desulfobacter sp..
GATATACCGGACAGACAGAAAGGCAGAGCCCGCATTTCCCGCAGTTTTGAGGGGCAGAGGCAATATTGTCAGGTGTCATATGAATTTTCCCGGGTTGAGGATGGACAAAGGATCAATGGCGGACTTGACCTTGGCCATGATCTCCATGGAATCTTTGTCCATGACCAGGTCCAGGTATTTGGCCTTGGCCAGACCAATGCCGTGTTCGCCGGACAGGGTCCCCCCAAGGGCGGCCGCTGCCGCAAAAATCTCATCAAATGCCTTTTCAACCCGGGCCCATTCCGCTTTATTGTTCCGGTCTGCAGGGATCAGGGGGTGCATGTTCCCGTCCCCGGCATGGGCCAGCACCCCGGCCGTGAGATCATACTTTTTTGAAATGGCCATGATCTGCCGGATCATTTCAGGCACCTGGCTGACCGGCACGGTCACATCCTCGGAAAGGATGTCCGGGGCAAGCTTGGCAAAAACCCCGTAGGCAGACCGCCGGGCCGTCCATAGTTTGGTTTGTTCCTCTTGGGTGGATGCTTCTTCAATATGGGCGGCATGATTGGCCTTAAGATGGTCAACGATCAGGGCCACTTCTTTTTCGCAGGCCTCTTTGATTCCGTCGACTTCAATGAGTAAAGATCCTTGGGCCTCCCGGTCGAGTCCTAAATTTGCACTCTCTTCAATGGCGTTTAAGGTGAATTGGTCCATGAGTTCCATGGCTGCAGGCAAAATACCGGACCCTATGATATCAGAGACCGCTTTTGCCGTATCATCCAAGTCCGTAAAATTGACCATCAGGGTCCGGGTGGTTTCCGGTTTTGGCACAACCTTGACAATGGCTTGGGTCACAAGGCCCAAGGTGCCTTCGGAGCCGCAGAACAAGGATGCCATTTTGTATCCGGTGACATCCTTGACATTCTTTGAACCGAACCTGGTGATTTTCCCGTCGGCTATGACCACTTCCAGGCCCAGAACATAATCCATGGTCACCCCGTATTTGAGGCATCTGGGGCCGCCGGCGTTCTGGGCAATGTTTCCGCCCATGGTGGCTATGGACATGGAACCCGGGTCCGGGGGGTAAAAAAATCCATGGGGGGCCAAAGCGTTTTGAAGATCATTGTTGATGACCCCGGGCTGGACAACGGCATATCTGTCCCTGGTATTGACCTCTATAATCTGGTCCATTTTGGAGAAACACACAACAAGCCCCCCCTGGATGGGCACTGGGGCCCCGCACACTGAAGTGCCTGTTCCCCTGGCGGTTACAGGGATTTTGTTTGCATGTGCAATTGATAATACCTGGGAGACTTCGGCTGTTGTTTTGACAAAAATAACAGCCTCGGGCAGGGCCTGGACCAAAAAGGCGTCATAGGCATAGCAGGCAAGTTCTTCGGGCCGGTCAAGGTATCGTTCTTTGGAAACAATTGCGGTAAATTTTCTTGCCGCTTCGGGTGTGATCTTGCCAAACCCTTTATTTTGAAATTCTATTGGTTTCACAGATGGCTTTCCTTAATTGAGAATCCAGTTTGGCAATGTCAAAGAGATCCAGGGAATATAGGTGACGAGCAAAAGACAGACCAGCATAATGCCTAGAAAGGGGGCAACGCCCCGGGCGATCCTGGCCAAAGGGGCCTTGGTAATGCCCGAAGCCACAAAAAGATTCAGTCCAAAGGGCGGGGTCAGCATGCCCATCTGGATGTTTAAGACCATGACAATGCCGAAATGGACCAGGTCAATCCCGTACCGGTTCAGGGTTTCTAAGAAAATAGGGGCCAAAATCAGCATGGCAGAGACATCGTCCATAAAACAGCCCAAAATAAGAAATAAGATGTTGACCGTGAGCAGGAACATCCAGGGGCTGTTGATATGACTGATGATGATGTCGGCCAGCTGGTGGGGGATCTGCTCGGCCGTGAGCAGCCAGATAAAGGTCATGGCGCAGGAGAGGATAAAGAGCAGGCAGGCGGATAGAACCGCTGCATCCTGGCAGATATCGGTAATATCTTTGATGCCAAACTCTTTGTAGACAAAGATTTCAATGAACAGGGCATAGACCACGGATATGGCAGCGGCTTCCGTGGGGGTGAATATGCCCGAATAGATTCCGCCCAGTATCACAAAGGGGAGAAGAAGGGCCCATAACCCCTCTTTTGCCGTGCGGGTCAGCTCAGCCAGGGACGCCGTTCCCTTCACCCGCCAATTGTTCTTTTTGGCAACAAAAAAGGTATAGATCATGAGGGCCAGACCGATGAGCAGCCCGGGCAGAATTCCTGCCATGAAGATCCTGGTCACAGAAACATTCATTACCAGACAATAAAGGATCATGGGAATGGAGGGGGGAATCACGATGCCAAGGGAGCCGGAGACTGTAATCAATCCCAGGGAGAACCGTTCCCCATATCCTGCCTTGACCAGTGCCGGGATCATGATCGAGCCGATGGCCACAACCGTTGCAGGAGAAGACCCTGAAATGGCGGCAAAAAATATACATGCCAGGATGCCTGCCATGGCAAGTCCGCCCGGAAACCAGCCCACCAGGGCATTGACAAAGGCAATGAGTTTTCTGGCAATCCCTCCCCGGGTCATGATGGCGCCGGCCAGGATAAAAAAGGGAATGGCCAGAAGTACAAATTTATCCAAGGCGTTAAACAGCTGCTGGGTGATGATGTGCAGCGGTGTAGAGGTGAAAAAAACCAGGCATACCAGGGTGGTAATACCTAAAATTACGGCAATGGGCGCCCCTAAAAAAAGCAGGGCAGTAAAGCTTAGGCAGATGGTGAGAATCATTTTGCTGGATTTCCGGATAAAGAGGGGGTTAAACATTGCCATGCCCGGATGAAAAATCTGATACCCATGGAAATGGAAAAGATCGGTATGGGCAGATAGACGATATACATGGGCAGTCCCATGGTCGGGGAGGTGGTTTCATACCCGTGCATCCGGGCCACAATTTTCCACGAATAATAGGCCACCGTAAAAAAAACAGGGCGCAAATCGTGTTTGTCCCAGCCTTTACCCGTCCCTGCCAGGCCAGGCTCATTTTGGATACCAAAAGATCCATGGAAAAATGGCTGCCGGATTTGACGCCGGCCGAAGCGCCTAAAAATGCGATAAACACCCCGAGATAACGGCCCAGTTCTTCAAACCAGGTAAACGAGTAGTTGAATACATACCTTGAAATGACCTGAATAAAACCGATCAGGGCAAGTCCTATAATGGTCCAGACCAGTGTGAATTTTTCCACCCGGTCGAAAAAGTTGACAATCTGACGCACCTGTATTCTCCGTAAAATTAAAGCCCGTGCCCCATAACCGGACACGGGCAATGCGGTTATGCCTATTGCTGGTGGGCCTTGATTTTAGCCAGCATGAAGTCAAAAAGAGGATTCCCTATTTTTTTGCGGTATTGGTTCCATACCGGGATCATGGCATGTTTAGAGGCGTTTCTTTCCTCCAGGCTCAGGTCAATGATTTCAACATTGTTTTGTTTTGCATAGTCGGCAATGGAAATATTGCTCTTGGGCAGCGCCTGGTGAAGTTCTGCATTGACCCGTCTATTGGTCTCAATGGCCACCTGTGAGGCCTCTTTAAATATCTGCTGTTCTGCCGGGGACAGGGAGTCCCAATAATCCATGCTGACAACAATGACGCATTCGGTCAGGCAGTGCTGGGTCCGGGTGACATATTTGGTGACTTCGGTAAATTTCATGAGCACGGTGGTCAGGATGGGGTTTTCCTGGGCGTCAATTACCCCGGTCTGAAGGGCGTTGTAGATCTCGGGAAAGGTGATGCCCACAGGAGAGGCACCAAGCTGCTTAAAGGTGTCCAGATAGGCCGGAGAGTTCATCACCCTGACCTTGAGGCCTTTGATGTCTTCAGGGGTTCTGACCGGGCGCTTGGTATTGGTAAAGTCGCGGATTTCATTTTCAGTCCATCCAATGGCAATAAAGCCTTTTTTGGGGAAATAGGAAAAGATTTTTTCCTGGACTTGAGGGTCATCCAAGGTGGCATAGGCTGTTTTTCTGTCCGGGAAGATAAACGGCATATCCAGGACCGCGCATTGGGGTACAAAGTTCTGGAGCACGGCCGTGGTTATAGAGGCGATCTGAAGGGTGCCTGACTGCACCTGCTCGGCCATGGAGCGCTCTCCGCCCAACTGGCCTGCCGGGAATGTGGCAATATTAATTTTACCGTTGGTTTTTTCTTTTACATAGGCGCTAAAGGCGTCCACGCCCTTGGCCTGGCCATGGAAGGGGGGGGGCGACATGGCCGAACTTTACCTTTCCGGCAAAGGCAGGAACGCTAAAGCTGAGGCTGAAGGCCAGACAGACACATATGACAGCTGCCAGCAGAGGCAAGGACGTGATGGGGAGTCTTTTCATTTTTTTATTTCCTTAAAAGAGGTCAGTATCGATGTACCAGTACATTTTATGCCATGAATTATCCAAATGTTATCTGTTTGTCAACATATTCCACAGCTCAAATGGATTGATTTAAAAAATGATATGGATCCTGTTTGGGGGGACAGGTTTTATGACTTATTTTTAGCGGTATGGAGCCTGTTCCAGATCCAGAGAGATGAATAATGAAAACCGGAGTGGGGTTGCCCCGCTCTATAACTGCCAGGTCGTGTGTACCGAAGATCAGGTCATTGTATTCGCCAAGGTCATCTATGGGGAAAATGAAATTTACCAGCTTGAACCGATGCTGGAAAAGACGACAGCTAGCTTCGGGCGTCAGGGATTGAAGAGGATCTATAAGCCATTGCTGCTTCTGGCGGCTATGATTCAAAGAGAGGAAAGTGGCAGGCCACCCGGCGGCCCTGGGCAATGGTTTTGAGCATGGGCTTGTTTTGGGCGCATTTATCCTGTTTGTATCGGCACCTGGGATGGAAGGGGCATCCCGGGGGCGGGTTCATGGGGCTTGGCATATCTCCGGTCAAAGGAGGGGTTTGTTCTCTTCGGGTGAGACTGGTGGTGGGTATGGCGTCAAGCAGGGCCGGGGTTGAGTAGAGTCCGTCCCTGGGAGCGATTTCCACGATATTTCCCAGATACATGACAGCGATCCGGTCGCAGAGGTGGCGGACTACGCTCAGGTCATGTGAGATGAACAGATAAGTGAGTTGGAATTTTTGCTGAAGGCCTACCAAAAGGTTGAGAATCTGGGCCTGGATGGATACATCCAGGGCAGAGACCGGCTCGTCGGCAATGATCAGCTTGGGATTGAGGGCCCGGATCCGGTCTTCTTTGTGGCTGCCCATGCCGTGGATGGTCAGGGGCTCTCCCATGATGCGGCGGATGGTGTGCCTGGGGTTCTGGGAGGAGAAGGGGTCCTGGAAAATCATCTGCATGTCCTGGCGCAGGGTTCTAAGGGCCTGGCTTTTCAGGGAGAGAAGATCAATGCCCTCAAACAGAATCTGCCCTGCTGTAGGCGGTTCTAAGCGGAGAATGCACCGGCCCAGGGTGGATTTGCCGCAGCCTGATTCCCCGACCAGGCCAAAGGTCTCCCCCTGGATCAGATCCAGGTCCACCCCGTCCACGGCTTTGACATGCCCTGCTTTTTTTTTGAACCATCCCTTTTGGGAGACCGGATAATATTTTTTCAATTGCCTGATCGTTAGCAGCTGGTCATCTTTCATGGAGAAAACACCTTACCTTGTGGTTGAAACCTGTGTCTTTGAGGTCGGGAACGGTTTTTGCGCATGGGGAAAATGCATGGGCGCACCGGTCGTGGAAGGGGCAGCCCCGGGGCAGGTCCGTCAGGCTGGGCACCATTCCGGGAATGGCCTGGAGCAGCTTGTCCTGGGGCACGGGCCGGTCCAGGAGGGGCACCGATGCCATGAGGCCTTGGGTATACGGATGAAGGGGATTTGAAAATATGGTTTTTACATCACAGGATTCAATGATTCTTCTTGCGTACATCACGGCTACCTGGTCAGCGGTTTCGGCCACCACGCCAAGATCGTGGGTGATGAGCATGATGGCCGTGCCCAGATCTTGTTTTAATTCATTCATTAGGGTCAGAATCTGGGCCTGGATGGTCACATCCAGAGCTGTGGTAGGCTCGTCGGCAATGAGCAGTTTTGGGGCGCAGGCCAGGGCCATGGCGATCATAACCCTCTGGCGCATGCCCCCGGACAGCTGGTGGGGAAATTCCCTTGCC
It encodes:
- a CDS encoding FAD-binding protein, which produces MTPEAARKFTAIVSKERYLDRPEELACYAYDAFLVQALPEAVIFVKTTAEVSQVLSIAHANKIPVTARGTGTSVCGAPVPIQGGLVVCFSKMDQIIEVNTRDRYAVVQPGVINNDLQNALAPHGFFYPPDPGSMSIATMGGNIAQNAGGPRCLKYGVTMDYVLGLEVVIADGKITRFGSKNVKDVTGYKMASLFCGSEGTLGLVTQAIVKVVPKPETTRTLMVNFTDLDDTAKAVSDIIGSGILPAAMELMDQFTLNAIEESANLGLDREAQGSLLIEVDGIKEACEKEVALIVDHLKANHAAHIEEASTQEEQTKLWTARRSAYGVFAKLAPDILSEDVTVPVSQVPEMIRQIMAISKKYDLTAGVLAHAGDGNMHPLIPADRNNKAEWARVEKAFDEIFAAAAALGGTLSGEHGIGLAKAKYLDLVMDKDSMEIMAKVKSAIDPLSILNPGKFI
- a CDS encoding TRAP transporter large permease subunit — encoded protein: MILTICLSFTALLFLGAPIAVILGITTLVCLVFFTSTPLHIITQQLFNALDKFVLLAIPFFILAGAIMTRGGIARKLIAFVNALVGWFPGGLAMAGILACIFFAAISGSSPATVVAIGSIMIPALVKAGYGERFSLGLITVSGSLGIVIPPSIPMILYCLVMNVSVTRIFMAGILPGLLIGLALMIYTFFVAKKNNWRVKGTASLAELTRTAKEGLWALLLPFVILGGIYSGIFTPTEAAAISVVYALFIEIFVYKEFGIKDITDICQDAAVLSACLLFILSCAMTFIWLLTAEQIPHQLADIIISHINSPWMFLLTVNILFLILGCFMDDVSAMLILAPIFLETLNRYGIDLVHFGIVMVLNIQMGMLTPPFGLNLFVASGITKAPLARIARGVAPFLGIMLVCLLLVTYIPWISLTLPNWILN
- a CDS encoding ATP-binding cassette domain-containing protein — translated: MKDDQLLTIRQLKKYYPVSQKGWFKKKAGHVKAVDGVDLDLIQGETFGLVGESGCGKSTLGRCILRLEPPTAGQILFEGIDLLSLKSQALRTLRQDMQMIFQDPFSSQNPRHTIRRIMGEPLTIHGMGSHKEDRIRALNPKLIIADEPVSALDVSIQAQILNLLVGLQQKFQLTYLFISHDLSVVRHLCDRIAVMYLGNIVEIAPRDGLYSTPALLDAIPTTSLTRREQTPPLTGDMPSPMNPPPGCPFHPRCRYKQDKCAQNKPMLKTIAQGRRVACHFPLFES
- a CDS encoding ABC transporter ATP-binding protein; translated protein: MRPNPLLEIENLCVTFKTDEGLVQAVNGVSLSVDPGQIIGVVGESGCGKSVTSLAVMGLIPQPPGDITSGRIQFKGQNLLDLSETQYQQMRGNQISMIFQEPMTSLNPLHRIGRQIEEVLILHKKASGKAASDLAVHMLDKVRIPDPARRAREFPHQLSGGMRQRVMIAMALACAPKLLIADEPTTALDVTIQAQILTLMNELKQDLGTAIMLITHDLGVVAETADQVAVMYARRIIESCDVKTIFSNPLHPYTQGLMASVPLLDRPVPQDKLLQAIPGMVPSLTDLPRGCPFHDRCAHAFSPCAKTVPDLKDTGFNHKVRCFLHER